One stretch of Lemur catta isolate mLemCat1 chromosome 2, mLemCat1.pri, whole genome shotgun sequence DNA includes these proteins:
- the HIRIP3 gene encoding HIRA-interacting protein 3, whose amino-acid sequence MAREKEMQEFTRSFFRGRPDLSTLTHSIVRRRFLAHAGRDHLEPEEKQALKRLVEEELLKMQVDEAGTREEKLDLTKKVKRPPTPCSESERKRFHFNSESEPSSATSSPEYFGPLAKNGRAAPEVSPAKEEESPRQASKKAVEGNKESSDEEEQQKDLTAKIELEESSEEEEEEEDCSIRTSKVWEEESSEEEEEEKKEYKGRTRNRPVTKNKQALGKASVSRKQAREESEDSEEKPAQMTAQKVQGNKGVKTYQESEEEKEEILAKNKEIREEEEEEEEDWKSRARSNGGKRSAWEEGSCKQKSRVRRLMGDSGDSGEEKEKEAAGSGDSSRGGEEPPVQRKSKDGALCEGGERQSGSSEAGEDSWKVKAMGKGTGKIAKLGSVSGEESDLEREVSDSEAAGSPKGERKNRSSKKSSKKGRTRSSSSSSDGSPEPKGGKAGSGRRGEDHPAVMRLKRYIRACGAHRNYKKLLGSCRSHKERLSVLRAELEALGMKGNPSLDKCRALKEQREEAAEVASLDVANIISGSGRPRRRTAWNPLGEAAPSGELYRRTLDSEEERPRPAPPDWSHMRGIISSDGESN is encoded by the exons ATGGCGCGGGAGAAGGAGATGCAGGAGTTCACCCGTAGCTTCTTCCGAGGCCGCCCAGACCTCAG CACGCTCACTCATTCCATCGTGCGGCGGAGGTTCTTGGCTCACGCGGGCCGCGACCACCTGGAACCCGAGGAAAAGCAGGCGCTGAAGCGTCTagtggaggaggagctgctgaaGATGCAG GTGGATGAAGCTGGTACCAGGGAAGAGAAGCTAGACCTTACCAAGAAGGTGAAGAGGCCTCCCACCCCCTGCAGTGAATCAGAGAGAAAAAGGTTCCACTTCAATTCAGAGTCAG AGCCCAGCTCTGCAACCTCCAGCCCAGAATACTTTGGACCCCTAGCAAAGAACGGGAGGGCAGCCCCAGAAGTCAGCCCAGCCAAGGAGGAAGAGAGTCCAAGGCAGGCCTCAAAGAAAGCAGTTGAAGGGAACAAAGAAAGCAGCGATGAAGAAGAACAGCAGAAGGACCTGACTGCAAAGATAGAATTAGAGGAgagcagtgaggaggaggaggaggaggaggattgtTCTATCAGAACAAGTAAGGTCTGGGAGGAAGAGAGcagtgaagaggaagaggaagagaagaaggagtaCAAGGGCAGGACTAGGAACAGACCTGTGACAAAGAACAAGCAGGCTTTAGGCAAGGCCTCAGTTAGCAGGAAGCAGGCCAGGGAAGAAAGTGAGGACAGTGAGGAAAAACCTGCCCAGATGACAGCACAGAAGGTACAGGGAAATAAAGGAGTTAAAACCTACCaggagagtgaggaggagaaggaggagatcCTAGCCAAGAACAAAGAGatcagggaggaagaagaggaggaggaggaagattgGAAATCCAGAGCCAGGAGCAATGGAGGGAAAAGGTCAGCTTGGGAGGAGGGGAGCTGTAAGCAGAAAAGCAGGGTGAGGAGACTAATGGGAGACTCGGGGGAcagtggggaagagaaggaaaaagaggctGCAGGCAGTGGGGATAGCagtaggggaggggaagagccCCCAGTGCAGAGGAAGAGCAAGGATGGGGCCTTGTGTGAGGGTGGGGAAAGGCAGAGTGGGAGCAGCGAGGCTGGGGAAGACAGCTGGAAGGTGAAAGCAATGGGTAAAGGCACTGGAAAGATAGCCAAACTGGGCAGTGTCAGTGGTGAGGAGAGTGACTTGGAGAGGGAGGTGAGTGACAGTGAGGCAGCAGGGAGCCCCAAGGGGGAAAGGAAGAACCGCTCTTCCAAGAAGAGCTCCAAGAAAGGCAGGACACgcagctcctcttcctcctcagatGGAAGCCCAGAGCCGAAAGGAGGAAAG GCTGGCTCTGGTCGCCGTGGAGAGGACCACCCAGCTGTGATGAGGCTAAAGCGCTACATTCGGGCCTGTGGTGCCCATCGAAACTACAAGAAGCTACTGGGCTCCTGTCGCTCACACAAGGAGCGCCTGAGTGTCCTCCGAGCAGAACTGGAAGCCCTGGGCATGAAGG GTAACCCTTCCTTGGATAAGTGTCGGGCCCTGAAGGAGCAGCGGGAGGAGGCGGCCGAGGTGGCCTCCTTGGATGTTGCTAATATCATCAGTGGTTCAG gccGGCCACGCAGACGCACAGCCTGGAACCCTTTAGGAGAAGCAGCTCCCTCAGGGGAGCTATACCGCCGGACCCTAGACTCAGAGGAAGAACGGCCCCGTCCCGCACCCCCAGACTGGTCACATATGCGTGGCATCATCAGCAGTGATGGCGAGAGTAACTGA
- the INO80E gene encoding INO80 complex subunit E isoform X10 produces MNGPADGEVDYKKKYRNLKRKLKFLIYEHECFQEELRKAQRKLLKVSRDKSFLLDRLLQYENVDEDSSDSDATASSDNSETEGTPKLSDTPAPKRKRSPPLGGAPSPSSLSLPPSAGFPLQASGAPSPYLSSLASPLYPPFPSDYLALQLPEPSPLRPKREKRPRLPRKLKRPAHSAPRL; encoded by the exons ATGAACGGGCCGGCGGACGGCGAAGTGGACTACAAAAAGAAATACCGGAATCTGAAGCGAAAGCTCAAGTTCCTCATCTAC GAACACGAGTGCTTCCAGGAGGAACTGAGGAAGGCGCAGAGGAAATTGCTGAAGGTGTCCCGGGACAAGAG tttcctcctagACCGACTTCTGCAGTACGAGAACGTGGATGAAGACTCTTCTG ATTCAGATGCCACTGCATCTTCAGATAACAGCGAGACAGAGGGGACACCCAAGTTGTCGGACACACCAGCCCCCAAAAG GAAGAGAAGCCCTCCACTGGGAGGCgccccctctccctccagcctctccctgcctccttcagCAGGGTTCCCCCTGCAGGCCTCCGGGGCCCCCTCCCCATACCTGAGCTCG CTGGCTTCCCCCCTCTACCCCCCATTCCCTTCTGACTACCTGGCCCTGCAGCTGCCCGAGCCCAGCCCCCTGAGGCCCAAGCGGGAGAAACGGCCCCGCCTGCCCCGGAAACTCAAG
- the INO80E gene encoding INO80 complex subunit E isoform X4, whose translation MNGPADGEVDYKKKYRNLKRKLKFLIYEHECFQEELRKAQRKLLKVSRDKSFLLDRLLQYENVDEDSSDSDATASSDNSETEGTPKLSDTPAPKRKRSPPLGGAPSPSSLSLPPSAGFPLQASGAPSPYLSSLPEPSPLRPKREKRPRLPRKLKMAVGPPDCPVGGPLTFPGRGSGAGVGAALTPLPPPKMHPPTILSTVPRQMFSDAGSGDDALDGDDDLVIDIPE comes from the exons ATGAACGGGCCGGCGGACGGCGAAGTGGACTACAAAAAGAAATACCGGAATCTGAAGCGAAAGCTCAAGTTCCTCATCTAC GAACACGAGTGCTTCCAGGAGGAACTGAGGAAGGCGCAGAGGAAATTGCTGAAGGTGTCCCGGGACAAGAG tttcctcctagACCGACTTCTGCAGTACGAGAACGTGGATGAAGACTCTTCTG ATTCAGATGCCACTGCATCTTCAGATAACAGCGAGACAGAGGGGACACCCAAGTTGTCGGACACACCAGCCCCCAAAAG GAAGAGAAGCCCTCCACTGGGAGGCgccccctctccctccagcctctccctgcctccttcagCAGGGTTCCCCCTGCAGGCCTCCGGGGCCCCCTCCCCATACCTGAGCTCG CTGCCCGAGCCCAGCCCCCTGAGGCCCAAGCGGGAGAAACGGCCCCGCCTGCCCCGGAAACTCAAG ATGGCGGTGGGACCCCCCGACTGTCCTGTGGGAGGGCCGCTGACCTTCCCTGGCCGGGGttctggggctggggttggggcagcCCTGACTCCCCTCCCGCCTCCCAAGATGCACCCCCCCACGATCCTGAGCACCGTCCCCCGGCAGATGTTCAGCGATGCAGGCAGTGGGGATGATGCCCTGGACGGGGACGATGACCTGGTAATCGACATCCCGGAGTGA
- the INO80E gene encoding INO80 complex subunit E isoform X2, with protein MNGPADGEVDYKKKYRNLKRKLKFLIYEHECFQEELRKAQRKLLKVSRDKSFLLDRLLQYENVDEDSSDSDATASSDNSETEGTPKLSDTPAPKRKRSPPLGGAPSPSSLSLPPSAGFPLQASGAPSPYLSSLASPLYPPFPSDYLALQLPEPSPLRPKREKRPRLPRKLKMAVGPPDCPVGGPLTFPGRGSGAGVGAALTPLPPPKMHPPTILSTVPRQMFSDAGSGDDALDGDDDLVIDIPE; from the exons ATGAACGGGCCGGCGGACGGCGAAGTGGACTACAAAAAGAAATACCGGAATCTGAAGCGAAAGCTCAAGTTCCTCATCTAC GAACACGAGTGCTTCCAGGAGGAACTGAGGAAGGCGCAGAGGAAATTGCTGAAGGTGTCCCGGGACAAGAG tttcctcctagACCGACTTCTGCAGTACGAGAACGTGGATGAAGACTCTTCTG ATTCAGATGCCACTGCATCTTCAGATAACAGCGAGACAGAGGGGACACCCAAGTTGTCGGACACACCAGCCCCCAAAAG GAAGAGAAGCCCTCCACTGGGAGGCgccccctctccctccagcctctccctgcctccttcagCAGGGTTCCCCCTGCAGGCCTCCGGGGCCCCCTCCCCATACCTGAGCTCG CTGGCTTCCCCCCTCTACCCCCCATTCCCTTCTGACTACCTGGCCCTGCAGCTGCCCGAGCCCAGCCCCCTGAGGCCCAAGCGGGAGAAACGGCCCCGCCTGCCCCGGAAACTCAAG ATGGCGGTGGGACCCCCCGACTGTCCTGTGGGAGGGCCGCTGACCTTCCCTGGCCGGGGttctggggctggggttggggcagcCCTGACTCCCCTCCCGCCTCCCAAGATGCACCCCCCCACGATCCTGAGCACCGTCCCCCGGCAGATGTTCAGCGATGCAGGCAGTGGGGATGATGCCCTGGACGGGGACGATGACCTGGTAATCGACATCCCGGAGTGA
- the INO80E gene encoding INO80 complex subunit E isoform X5 translates to MNGPADGEVDYKKKYRNLKRKLKFLIYEHECFQEELRKAQRKLLKVSRDKSFLLDRLLQYENVDEDSSDSDATASSDNSETEGTPKLSDTPAPKRKRSPPLGGAPSPSSLSLPPSAGFPLQASGAPSPYLSSMAVGPPDCPVGGPLTFPGRGSGAGVGAALTPLPPPKMHPPTILSTVPRQMFSDAGSGDDALDGDDDLVIDIPE, encoded by the exons ATGAACGGGCCGGCGGACGGCGAAGTGGACTACAAAAAGAAATACCGGAATCTGAAGCGAAAGCTCAAGTTCCTCATCTAC GAACACGAGTGCTTCCAGGAGGAACTGAGGAAGGCGCAGAGGAAATTGCTGAAGGTGTCCCGGGACAAGAG tttcctcctagACCGACTTCTGCAGTACGAGAACGTGGATGAAGACTCTTCTG ATTCAGATGCCACTGCATCTTCAGATAACAGCGAGACAGAGGGGACACCCAAGTTGTCGGACACACCAGCCCCCAAAAG GAAGAGAAGCCCTCCACTGGGAGGCgccccctctccctccagcctctccctgcctccttcagCAGGGTTCCCCCTGCAGGCCTCCGGGGCCCCCTCCCCATACCTGAGCTCG ATGGCGGTGGGACCCCCCGACTGTCCTGTGGGAGGGCCGCTGACCTTCCCTGGCCGGGGttctggggctggggttggggcagcCCTGACTCCCCTCCCGCCTCCCAAGATGCACCCCCCCACGATCCTGAGCACCGTCCCCCGGCAGATGTTCAGCGATGCAGGCAGTGGGGATGATGCCCTGGACGGGGACGATGACCTGGTAATCGACATCCCGGAGTGA
- the INO80E gene encoding INO80 complex subunit E isoform X9, with amino-acid sequence MNGPADGEVDYKKKYRNLKRKLKFLIYEHECFQEELRKAQRKLLKVSRDKSFLLDRLLQYENVDEDSSDSDATASSDNSETEGTPKLSDTPAPKRKRSPPLGGAPSPSSLSLPPSAGFPLQASGAPSPYLSSLASPLYPPFPSDYLALQLPEPSPLRPKREKRPRLPRKLKRDHSGCSVEEELDRGEAEGRESS; translated from the exons ATGAACGGGCCGGCGGACGGCGAAGTGGACTACAAAAAGAAATACCGGAATCTGAAGCGAAAGCTCAAGTTCCTCATCTAC GAACACGAGTGCTTCCAGGAGGAACTGAGGAAGGCGCAGAGGAAATTGCTGAAGGTGTCCCGGGACAAGAG tttcctcctagACCGACTTCTGCAGTACGAGAACGTGGATGAAGACTCTTCTG ATTCAGATGCCACTGCATCTTCAGATAACAGCGAGACAGAGGGGACACCCAAGTTGTCGGACACACCAGCCCCCAAAAG GAAGAGAAGCCCTCCACTGGGAGGCgccccctctccctccagcctctccctgcctccttcagCAGGGTTCCCCCTGCAGGCCTCCGGGGCCCCCTCCCCATACCTGAGCTCG CTGGCTTCCCCCCTCTACCCCCCATTCCCTTCTGACTACCTGGCCCTGCAGCTGCCCGAGCCCAGCCCCCTGAGGCCCAAGCGGGAGAAACGGCCCCGCCTGCCCCGGAAACTCAAG agagatcactctggctgcagtgtggaggAGGAGCTGGATCGGGGAGAGGCTGAAGGCAGGGAGTCCAGTTAG